The following is a genomic window from Malus sylvestris chromosome 12, drMalSylv7.2, whole genome shotgun sequence.
CTACTAAATACATTTAAACCAAACAATGAGATACCAGCACCATTGACATCAGATTCTCCAGATGCAACAACTTCTGCTGCCTGCCTCAATTCCATGGCCAAGAATTCTGCAGATTCCAAACGTTCATCATCTTGCCATTACAAATTCCCTAATACACCAGAACCCTCTTTGGCACCTTGCACTTCTCTCGCAAACATTTTAACTCTTGGTGCTATCAATCTTCTCATCAGACCTACCGACTTCATTTTCCGCTGAAGGTTTAAGAAAAGGTTTGTGGATACCGCCAAATATATCATAACCATTCATTCTATGTTCCACCTTTTCGTCAGCCCAAGTAATGGAGCGATTAAGTTTTTTTTGCCCCCGAAGGTTAAGAGAGGATCTCAGCATTGGATCATTTGATTTATCAGCCTTCTCACCATGGAATTCCTCTCTTGCTTCTTTAGGACTTCTATACATAATAGTTTGAGAAGACTCTGAAGTTGAAGACGCCTCTTGAATGCCAACATCATCTTTCTTGGAAATCTTACTTTTCCCCCTTCTTGAGTGTCTAGATTTCTTTTCAGAATCATTAACTGCACTTCACTCTTTTCTTGAATCTTCAACTTAGAAATCCCCAATCTGCGCTGTGCTCTTTGCTTGGATCTTCAACTTGGAAATCCCGAATCTCCCCCAACCCCACTTCGAATTTGTCAAAACCCATATCCCCAAAAGCCCTCAAGACCCTCTCAACTTGCAATTGGAGGCTGAGCAGGTGGGGCTTGTGAATCTGCACTAGACTGCTTACGTCGAAATCCAGGAAAACATGTCTGAGCGTTTGGTAGGGAAGCTGGTGATTACTTGAACCTGCGATAGACTACATGAGCATTGGAAATCTTCTCGCTTTCATTCAACTTCTTGAGATGCCCCTTTCCAAGGCGTAATGGATAAATAATCACCATTTTCCTCAGGCTTTGAGCATCCTCAAGGATAAACCTTATGAACTCGATTTGGTTGGACCCGTAGAAGTGTCGATTAAGGTCTACGGTTACCTCCTTAAGCTGAGAGAGGAAAGGAAGCTTGCTTGACCTCCAGTATTCCATAGTAAGACCTGAACACTGAGAAGGAAGCAGGTAGATCAATTGCAAAGTTCCAAAAGCATATCAAGAAACTAATGATAATTGTCAAACCGAACATTTTACTTACTTCATTTAGAAGGCAACGGGGCGGCGTTGAAGACTTCACGTCCAAGATAGTTAAATTAGGCATTGCCCTAAGAATAGGGACCAATGCCAACACCAATTCAATACTAAAGTTTCCAATTTTCATAGAGAAATCAAAAACGTTCTCTAAGGGCGGTATTCCTTTCTTGAACAAAGCCTGCAGTTTATTTAAAAAGAAGAATTAAACATCTCACTCTCAATTATGTTTCATATAACACTTAGCCTGAAGAGTAGCGTCTTTACCTTGATGGTATTGTGATTTAGAGTTAAAGCTTTAACCCGGTGCACGCTGGTAAGGAAGCCAACTGCCTTCACATCAGGTGATAGATCTCTACGTATTATATTGGCCAAAGAAAGCTCAGCCCTTTCTAAGGTCCCGAGCTGGTGGTTGACAGTAATCCCATCCCACTGCAAATTCTTAACATCTGAAGCAAATATGCTTACTGTTGTACACCACTCCGAACGCCAATCAATGCGTACATCTTCAATCTTACGACCGATGATTTTCAGTCGACGAACTGTCCAACTGTTGCTCGAAATACTAAATGATTTTAGTGATGAGCTCTCAATGGTGATATCACCTACCCCATTCTCTAGATGGATCCTACTGATATCAATGTCAAGAATTTCAACCTTGCACCTTAAAGCATTTTCGATCCACGAAATAAACCGACGTCCTACCCCCTCACAAATGCATGGGGTTTCATTTCCAAAAATATGTTCGCGGACGTCAAATCTAATACCTAAATGAAGGATTCTGTTCTCCCCACGATGGTCTAAGAACCTATCCACAGCATTTGCGAACCTAGACCACTTATCACAAGTTGATATATCTACTTTAGACAAATCTAATCTGAAACTGGGAGTTGACAAATGGAGCTCCTTGCAGCGTTTGGATAAACTCCCAAAGCGAGAGAGGTCTCCAAATGGAAGCAACGAAAGGATTCCATGAGCAATTTCGTCTGAAAGACTACTCAGCCTATCCACCCTAAACTCTAGACTAACTCTGGGAACTTTTTCACTACTCGTACTTGCCCTACAAGTCTCCATTTACCTGCTCTACAAAATAACATAGTATAAGGATGCCTTTGCTAGCCGGAGGAGAGatacagagagaaagagaggggaaGAAAAGCTTACCTTTGCTTAACGGCGACAAGAGGGTGAAGATGATGAGCTTGTTTTGAAGGATTTGCGATGAGAGGGGTTGTCTTTCGGGAGTTAAAAAGTCAAAGgtgaataaataataaatatgcattaaataatataaaatattattatagtatttaataaaatattactatatatgtataaattaatataatattataatttcttaattatctttttttttaatttgacacTGCACTAAATGTTTCACTAAGTTAGTTCAGTTTAAATCCCACCCCCATATTTTCATCCTATTTCTATTTTTCCCCTAGAACATATTTGTTATCTATCAATTTAGTCacttattttctttcaattctaaCCCTTGATCTGGAAATGCTATTGTTCTTAAACTGCCATGTGGCAGCTCtcatatctctctcttcttccctcTATTCCCGAAACACTCCCCATCATAGAAcctttctcttttgtttattttttttcagtttcttctctctctctctctctcactctctaaGCTCCGAGAGCTTCTCTctaactttcacctcacttccTTCACAAATCAAACCCCAAAAACCATTTCCATTTCTTAAAATTCCATCTTTTGGGTAGTTtattaaattgtacattttcgtgcttaggtgaagttgctagtggagACTTTCTTAATCATTTTCCGCACAATTCTGCTGctacggagtatctgtgagtggatcACCTTCGAAAATTGCATGTTTTATTGATAGAATTGCATAATTTAATAGCATGACTTGCATAATTATTGATTTGAGGAATACTTTACAGGAAGCATGATGATTTGATTATacgtgattatatatatatgttttgaattatttccattatatcgtattttctatagaaCCCTCattctggtagactatctgatcgatgacgataggatgctaagaatgtgtttcaaatgactttcgaacacctcttcgtAGTATAGAGGATCAATGAATTTATGCTACGAAGTTGTATTTTAGAGATGAATTATGTTTTGTGCATACCTAGTGAACACTATGCCGcttggggcgaggatctggtgttggcattgaggccgggagaaataatccctagcgaaaggctgagggacacaGAGACatgcattgggccgggagggagatatctctggctacgggcacatAGACTGAGGTGCAGacattgggccgggagtattATTATTCAGTGCACTCACTAGCAGCACAACTTGTGTTATGCTTCCTGATACGATTTCTGATACGATTCCTGATACGATTTCTGATACGAATCctgatatgatttctgatatgATTTTCTGAGATTGATTTGCAGATGAATATATGAATtgtttttatggcatgctagagttttctgAAAAGCTTATCACTTATTATTCTAGTAGTTTTCATAattaaactgtgggggttagtatgttcataactgtTTTCGTACTACGtatgtatataaacttggtccactcacccttgttttgcgcccccattcaagTCTTAGAAACGAGGCATAGAATCCCGGCATTAAGGTACTTCCGCaacggcatcttcgagtcctctcggggtaggacccactcctttgttcattcaatcttATCTTAATTCTTGTTAGTGACTAGGTTTAgctgtatgctctgaacatgttcctaaattgttaattcattgttttttttttattcataacccatatttatttcttattcctagcttttgtatcaattaatggcttttgtcaccctcgggtgtcggccagcacgtgcctatcttgGTATTCGGGTAATATCAGGGTTGGGGCGTGTCAGCGGCCGCCCATCTTCTCATTGGAAATCAAGCTCAGGAGCGACAATCCACCCCTCTGATGTCGTCGAAAAACCTGCAAGGTGAAGTCATGGCTGCTGTAGGCTGCATATCTTTGCAACGACtgtgttttcttttgttataaACAAGTCCATGAAAATGATGGACTCCCTTGTCCTCCTTGAGTTTGCTTGGTAATGGGAAGGGGGACGCGGGTTGTTGTTTGATGCGTCTGGGTATTTCTTCCCCTTGCATTACCAGGTTGTCTCTGCTGTTTGCCTCTGGGTAGGCTTCTATTGTTCTTGTGGCTTCTGTGCCCTGGTTTAATCGATTCCagtttatccaaaaaaaaaaaaaaaacaagtccATGAAAATGATGCATCGTTTCGTTTGCCTTTAAAACTGTAAATATAATAGACATTGGACGACGTCGTTTgagcataaaaaataaacacaacaGAAGGGGGACCATTTGTCCCCATTAACCCTCGCATATTCATTCACTTCCCCAATTCCCACCCCACTGCCGTGCCTTGTgcctttttaaaatttaaatggtTAATTcctaatttaacataaatgttTGCTTAATTGACTTTCTTTATAAGAATTATAATGTAATATGGgtattgattattgatatgaatCATGTGATTATTGATATGAATCATATGATTATTGATGAATAAGTGGATATGTTTATTCCTTGGAATTTAAAGAATTGAATCTTGAAGCATTTTTTACCTGATTTTTATTGTAATTTGATCATTGATTTAGACTAGCTTTTTCACTAGTTTGATCCTTCATTTTTGCTGCTAATTTCACTGTGGGAATCAGATGGTGCCTCAAACTTGTAGATTTTTAGGCAAAATTTAGCTACCATTTTTCGAAAGGGTGTAGcttttgtcaaaatttaatGCTTGAAAGGGGTTGACGTATCAGCTATTGCTTAAAGTTGcagtttttattttgaaaaaaaaaagttaatttttattaggtaaatatgttttcaaaaaactCAAATTGTTATGATAAATCACTGTTTTCACATTTGGCATATCACACTAGAGTTGCTTGTATAGGCTTCGTTTGGATTATATGGTTTTACTAGCAAACAATGCCCCGCACAATGCTGCGGGATTGAAAACGATATAAAATTTTGTATAGTACTATTTACATACAAAAGATTTAGTAGATAGTCCTATTAAAAATCATATAGAATCTAGAAACAATCAGATTGTGATAGATAAGCTTAATATGTGCATACCCCTATTTACTTTGAACTCCCCTGCATACAACAACAACGAAGTCTTAACTTACAAAAATCACAgatcaaattaaataaaaaatccaatAAAACTTAATCACAAATTTCATCTGGATAATTatcaaatacaacaacaacaacaacaacaacaaagccttttcccactaagtggggtcggctatatgaatcctagaacgccattgcgctcggttttgtgtcatgtcctccgttagatccaagtactctaagtcttttcttagagtctcttccaaagttttcctaggtcttcctctaccccttcggccctgaacctctgtcccgtagtcacatcttcgaaccggagcgtcattcggccttctttgcacatgtccaaatcaccggagccgattttctctcatctttcctacaatttcggctactcctactttacctcggatatcctcattcccaatcttatcctttctcgtgtgcccacacatcccacgaagcatcctcatctccgctacacccattttgtgtacgtgttgatgcttcaccgcccaacattctgtgtcatacaacatcgctggccttattgccgtcctataaaattttcccttgagcttcagtggcctacgacggtcacacaacacgccggatgcattcttacacttcatccatccagctcgtattctatggttgagatctccatctaattctccgttctcttgcaagatagatcctaggtagcgaaaacggtcgctttttgtgatcttcgctagattgctccggtcattagcgtggataagtatataaatggatagagataggaaagcaaacacaagatgtatgtggttcacccagattggctacgtccacggaatagaagagttctcattaattgtgaagggtttacacaagtacataggttcaagctctcctttagtgagtacaagtgaatgatttagtacaaatgacattaggaaatattgtgggagaatgatctcgtaatcacgaaacttctaagtatcggagtgtggtgtcgtcttgacttgccttatctgtctcataggtagatgtggcatcttctctggaagtactcttcctccatccaggggtggtatctttaactggtggagatgcacaaggtaatgtatcaatttcacttgaagcttacttgtagtttcaggcttggtcaggcgcgatacaaaccatgtagtaggagtcccccaagtcgccgagctagggggtctgctgaaagaggtgacagacaaggtaagcaatcagagctccgactgattgttcaccttctccccatcttgcagcagcatgaaggataaagagaagaaaaatgagaagagatgatatgagacacttttgcttttgaagaagtaactttccacaggcttattcttgaactgagctggagggttttctggtttcctccagagtataaggccgactgaagaatttgagggtcaaaacaagtccatcaaatctagagtatgttccaccctgctgatatgggatacttttgcttttgacagagtaatggatgtatcggcacgtgtgctgttacgcttgtctccacatgcttccttgtatccttcgcacttgccatatctgttcctcaagcagatgcggaatcttccctggaaatataagatgttgaagatgagtactcgagagcaatgccaggtaagtaatcaggtaaggggttccaggtagtcagttcctggctggaagcttgattccaagtgctgactgattgctctctttctccttgtcttgcaggtaaaaacaaggccaaaggaaaagacagggaaaaaacatgatatgggatactcttgcttttaaccctgatgatatgagatattcttgctctagtatatcttgtttgcagaggtattatcggggggaaggaaagctgaatatttcgaaaggcttcgttgggagtgccctctcagatatgatgaagggttgagcatttttgcaggtctgcctgtctgttggggatggaggtcgacatatataggagtctccctaagaagtagtaatgttattcctttaccctgcttggtcatagcacggtagtgggagctgccagtttcacatgttttaactctgtcagagcactttgaaaaagtggtctgtggtatctggctctcgagattcggagaacgatgcctcttcgatttttgagaaagcaatcatgctgggggtctggctctcgagattcggagagcagtgtctcttcgatttttgagaaagtaatcatgttgggagtttggctctcgagattcggagggcggtgcctcttcgattttggagcaagcaatctgttgggagtgttgtctcgaatgtgagtaaaggttgggcatgtttgctagtctaccttgccacgaagcacaaaggttgacacacagggactttccaattatccagcaatggtactgttcctttaccctctcttcgattttgagaaagtagtcatgttgggagtctggctctcgagattcggaggacggtgtctcttcgattttggagcaagcaaccttgttgggagtgttttctcgaatgtgagtaaaggttgggcatgtttgctagtctaccttgccacgaagcacataggttgacaaacagggactttccaattatccagcagtggtactgttcctttacccttgtgggtaataatatggtagctagaccttcaaaatttatgtgtctaaactttgttagtgctgtttatttgctattcttttacctttcttggtcagagcgatgtagtgggagttgcaagcttcacgtgctcaactttggcagagaactttggcaaagttatctgtggtacccatgagctattgttgcgtgtgggaagtgggtgattgaacagtaagatttatgtgctttctacttcaccagaagtcttcgacagaatgcccataatttctgcaaagctgagtgtgcgtgtgacaggtgctgacaaggctagaaaagtaggtgcctcttcgatttctgagatcggccctcgtggtctctaagcagcccagcttttgagaaagcgagcgcctcttcgattgattcggagaacgatgcctcatcgatttttgagaaagcaatcatgctggaggtctggctctcgaagattcggggagcagtgtctcttcgatttttgagaaagtaatcatgttgggagtctggctctcgagattcggagggcggtgcctcttcaattttggagcaagcaatcttgttgggagtattttctcgaatgtgagtaaaggttgggcatgtttgctagtctaccttgccacgaagcacagaggttgacacacagggactttccaattatccagcaatggtactgttcctttaccctctcttcgatttttaagaaagtagtcatgttgggagtctggctctcgagattcggaagacggtgcctcttcgattttggagcaagcaatcttattgggagtgttttctcgaatgtgagtaaaggttgggcatgtttgctagtctaccttgccacgaagcacagaggttgacacacagggactttccaattatccagcagtggtactattcctttacccttgtgggtaataatatggtagctagaccttcaaaatttatgggtctaaactttattagtgctgtttcttagctattcttttacccttcttggtcagagcgatgtagtgggagctgcaagcttcacgtgctcaactttggcagagaactttggcaaagttatctgtggtacccatgagctattgttgcgtgtgggaagtgggtgattgaacagtaagattcatgtgttttctacttccccagaagtcttcgacagaatgcccataattttcgcaaagctgagtgtgcgtgtgacaggtgctgacaaggctggaaaagtaggtgcctcttcgatttctgagatcggccctcgtggtctctggggagcccagcttttgagaaagcgagcgcctcttcgatttctgagatcagccttcgaggtctttgagcagcccaacttttgagaaagcaaacgcctattcgatttctgagatcaaccatcgtgatctctaagcagcccagcttttgagaaagcaaacgcctcttcgatttctgagcaggcgcctcttcgatttctgaagctccgtcgagtgcagatttttataggggctggcattaagttccaaagcacacttgaatctccaccagtagaagcttcattcttgcacttctaagatcttgatttgtccgacctcttctctcttcaacacctttgaaaatgtctggcccctccgaccgtcgttttgacttgaaccttgttgaagaggcagccccgccttctccagacaacatatggcgcccatccttcgtctcccctactggtcctcttaccgttggggattccgtgatgaagaatgatatgaccgctgcggtggtggccaggaaccttctcactcccaaagataacagactactttccaaacggtctgatgagttagctgttaaggattcgctggctctcagtgttcagtgtgcaggttctgtgtctaatatggcccaacgcctatttgctcgaacccgccaagttgaatcattggcggctgaagtgatgagtctcaaacaggagattaaagggctcaagcatgagaataaacagttgcaccggctcgcacatgactatgctacaaacatgaagaggaagcttgaccagatgaaggaaactgatggtcaggttttacttgatcataagagatttgtgggtttgttccaaaggcatttattgccttcgtcttctggggctgtaccgcgtaatgaagctccaaatgatcaacctctaatgcctcctccttctagggttctgtccagtactgaggctccaaatgatccccctccggtgccttctctttctggggctctaccgactgctgagacttctcctaagcaacctttgtgaaggctccctcttgtgtgtttattttgactcatgtatatgtacatatttgtagcttatcggggatatcaataaataagctttccttcatttcaacgtattgtgttaaatacaccaaagccttcttcgctaagttctttgaattttcttttgttgaagcttgtatgttgaagctttctgagtggagcatgtaggttggggtagtgttcccttaattttccgagtgaggaaaacttctcggttggagacttggaaaatccaagtcactgagtgggatcggctatatgaatcttagaacgccattgtgctcgatcctgtgtcatgtccttcgttagatccaagtactctaagtcttttcttagagtctcttccaaagttttcctaggtcttcctctaccccttcggccctgaacctctgtcccatagtcgcatcttctaatcggagcgtcagtaggccttctttgcacatgtccaaaccaccgtaaccgattttctctcatctttccttcaatttcggctactcctactttaccccggatatcctcattcctaatcttatcctttctcgtgtgcccacacatccaacgaagcatccttatctccgctacacccattttgtgtacgtgttgatgtttcaccgcccaacattctgtgccatacagcatcgccggcct
Proteins encoded in this region:
- the LOC126592701 gene encoding uncharacterized protein LOC126592701; translated protein: METCRASTSSEKVPRVSLEFRVDRLSSLSDEIAHGILSLLPFGDLSRFGSLSKRCKELHLSTPSFRLDLSKVDISTCDKWSRFANAVDRFLDHRGENRILHLGIRFDVREHIFGNETPCICEGVGRRFISWIENALRCKVEILDIDISRIHLENGVGDITIESSSLKSFSISSNSWTVRRLKIIGRKIEDVRIDWRSEWCTTVSIFASDVKNLQWDGITVNHQLGTLERAELSLANIIRRDLSPDVKAVGFLTSVHRVKALTLNHNTIKALFKKGIPPLENVFDFSMKIGNFSIELVLALVPILRAMPNLTILDVKSSTPPRCLLNECSGLTMEYWRSSKLPFLSQLKEVTVDLNRHFYGSNQIEFIRFILEDAQSLRKMVIIYPLRLGKGHLKKLNESEKISNAHVVYRRFK